Proteins found in one Brevibacillus brevis genomic segment:
- a CDS encoding fatty acid desaturase codes for MHQANIAELKKNVAPFEKSDMKKSIRQLINTLVPLILLWYGAYLSLSVSYWLTLPIVIVAGGFVIRTFIICHDCCHQSFFKNRRANDIVGTITGVLTLIPYEQWKNSHNIHHATSSNLDKRGVGDLWMLTVNEYLEAPTWRKMAYRLYRNPIVMFGLGPIFVFLLQYRFNVKRARRKERLNTYLTNVLLVGLYGLLIWAVGWQAFLLIQGPIFFVSGLFGIWLFYVQHTYEDSYFENEEEWSYVKAAVEGSSYYKLPKVLQWITGNIGFHHVHHLSPRVPNYNLEKAHNETPPLQKATTITLAASVQCLRFHLWDESNKRFVSFKGIKRLAAARSEVIMDALQGSKPSLEGK; via the coding sequence ATGCATCAAGCCAATATTGCCGAGTTGAAAAAGAATGTTGCCCCCTTTGAAAAATCAGACATGAAAAAGAGTATCCGACAGCTAATCAATACGCTAGTTCCGCTGATTCTTCTCTGGTACGGAGCTTATCTCAGCTTATCTGTGTCCTATTGGCTGACGCTGCCTATCGTCATTGTCGCAGGTGGCTTCGTCATCCGTACCTTCATCATTTGCCATGATTGCTGCCACCAATCCTTTTTCAAAAATCGTCGGGCAAATGACATCGTGGGGACGATTACTGGTGTGCTTACCCTCATTCCGTATGAACAGTGGAAAAATAGTCACAATATTCACCATGCAACGAGCAGCAACCTCGACAAACGAGGTGTAGGCGATCTGTGGATGCTGACTGTTAATGAATATCTCGAAGCTCCTACCTGGCGTAAAATGGCTTATCGGCTGTATCGTAATCCAATCGTTATGTTTGGTTTGGGTCCTATTTTTGTCTTTTTGCTCCAATATCGTTTTAATGTAAAGCGAGCTCGCCGCAAAGAGCGGTTGAATACGTATTTGACGAATGTATTGCTGGTCGGTCTTTATGGGCTCTTAATCTGGGCGGTTGGCTGGCAAGCATTCCTGCTGATTCAAGGTCCGATCTTTTTTGTCTCGGGATTGTTTGGGATTTGGCTGTTTTATGTGCAGCATACGTATGAGGATTCGTACTTTGAGAACGAAGAAGAGTGGAGCTACGTGAAAGCAGCAGTAGAAGGAAGCTCTTACTACAAGTTGCCGAAGGTTTTGCAATGGATCACAGGCAATATTGGCTTTCACCACGTCCATCACTTAAGCCCACGTGTACCGAATTACAACCTGGAAAAAGCACATAACGAGACACCGCCGCTTCAGAAGGCGACAACGATTACACTGGCGGCAAGCGTGCAGTGCCTGCGTTTTCATTTGTGGGATGAGAGCAACAAGCGCTTTGTGAGCTTCAAAGGCATCAAGCGATTGGCTGCTGCTCGATCTGAAGTGATCATGGATGCACTCCAAGGCTCCAAACCGAGTTTGGAAGGAAAATAA
- a CDS encoding ABC transporter substrate-binding protein, with protein MKSQTSLRTMRHLMTSFFALCLLVVLAGCGGNANQAQQTPTASGTTTEATPAPAPTDSIEVREVKHAMGTTPIKGTPERVVILTNEGTEALLALGVKPIAAVQSWDEDPWYPHIKDQMTGVEVLGFEDQPNLEAIVSLSPDLIIGNKVRHEKIYDQLSKIAPTVFSEELSGRWKSNFTLYAEALNKKAEGEQVLKEFDDRVAAVKAKLGPKASTKVSVAKFSKKGVQIYQKDTFSGVLLDQLGLARPASQDVNNFAEMISEEGMFAMDGDILFYWVTEPTKESQDIANNAKKWMESPVFKSLNVAKTNQVFQVDETVWNKAGGIKAANLLLEDIVKRLDVK; from the coding sequence ATGAAAAGTCAGACCAGTTTACGTACCATGCGCCACCTCATGACCAGCTTCTTCGCGCTGTGCTTGCTGGTTGTCCTTGCCGGTTGCGGAGGCAATGCCAATCAAGCTCAACAGACGCCAACTGCATCGGGCACGACGACTGAGGCTACTCCGGCACCAGCACCAACCGATTCCATTGAAGTACGTGAAGTGAAACACGCAATGGGTACCACTCCGATTAAGGGAACACCAGAACGCGTAGTTATTTTAACGAATGAAGGTACGGAAGCTTTGCTAGCACTTGGCGTTAAGCCAATCGCTGCTGTACAGTCCTGGGATGAAGATCCTTGGTATCCTCACATCAAAGATCAGATGACAGGCGTAGAAGTGTTGGGCTTCGAAGACCAGCCAAATCTCGAAGCGATTGTAAGCCTGAGCCCTGATTTGATCATCGGAAACAAAGTACGTCATGAAAAGATTTACGATCAACTGTCCAAAATCGCTCCAACCGTATTCTCCGAAGAGCTGTCCGGTAGATGGAAAAGCAACTTCACACTCTATGCTGAAGCACTGAACAAAAAGGCGGAAGGCGAGCAAGTCCTGAAAGAATTCGACGACCGCGTAGCTGCTGTGAAAGCAAAGCTGGGTCCTAAAGCTTCTACCAAAGTATCCGTAGCGAAATTCTCCAAAAAAGGTGTACAAATTTATCAAAAAGATACATTTAGCGGTGTGCTGCTCGATCAGCTGGGACTCGCACGTCCAGCTTCCCAGGACGTTAATAACTTTGCAGAAATGATCAGTGAAGAAGGCATGTTCGCTATGGACGGGGACATCCTGTTCTACTGGGTAACGGAGCCAACAAAAGAATCTCAAGACATTGCGAACAACGCAAAAAAATGGATGGAAAGCCCAGTCTTCAAATCTCTGAATGTGGCGAAGACCAATCAAGTTTTCCAGGTAGACGAAACGGTGTGGAACAAAGCAGGCGGCATCAAGGCAGCGAATTTGCTGCTTGAAGATATCGTGAAGCGGCTCGATGTGAAGTAA
- a CDS encoding ABC transporter ATP-binding protein, with protein sequence MSTAVLEVKDVQKIYGTKGESQSHALKGVSMTIAKGEFVGIMGPSGSGKTTLLNVISTLDRPTEGFIEIAGTNITQMKRNQLADFRSQKLGFIFQDFNLLENLSVYENIALPLSLQGVPSKEISTKVSNVAQTLGIEEILQKYPVQISGGQKQRAAAARALVHDPAILLADEPTGALDSKNAKSLLETMTDLNENHQVSIMMVTHDAFSASYCKRILFIQDGKLYTEIQRTGDRQQFFKQILDVLAELGASHDVR encoded by the coding sequence ATGAGTACTGCTGTACTAGAAGTGAAAGACGTTCAAAAAATATATGGGACAAAAGGTGAAAGCCAATCGCATGCCTTAAAAGGCGTATCGATGACCATAGCCAAAGGTGAATTCGTAGGAATCATGGGGCCATCCGGTTCGGGTAAAACAACTCTGCTCAACGTGATTTCTACACTGGATCGTCCAACAGAAGGCTTTATTGAAATTGCGGGAACGAACATTACACAGATGAAGCGTAATCAGCTTGCAGATTTTCGCTCACAAAAGCTCGGTTTCATTTTTCAAGATTTCAACCTGCTAGAGAATTTGTCCGTGTATGAGAACATTGCATTGCCACTGTCTCTGCAAGGAGTCCCTTCCAAAGAGATCAGCACCAAAGTAAGTAACGTAGCACAAACACTCGGGATCGAAGAGATTTTGCAAAAATATCCGGTTCAAATTTCCGGGGGACAAAAACAACGTGCCGCAGCAGCACGCGCACTTGTGCATGATCCTGCGATTTTGCTGGCGGACGAACCGACGGGCGCTCTCGACTCGAAGAATGCAAAAAGCTTGCTGGAAACGATGACAGATTTGAACGAGAACCACCAGGTATCCATCATGATGGTTACGCATGACGCCTTTTCCGCGAGCTATTGCAAACGGATCTTGTTCATTCAGGACGGCAAATTGTACACCGAGATTCAACGTACGGGGGATCGTCAGCAATTTTTTAAACAAATTCTGGATGTACTGGCCGAGCTAGGTGCATCACATGATGTACGCTAG
- a CDS encoding helix-turn-helix domain-containing protein, with product MTINQDYPGFLMTAFRKQRLKNFHLRQIEVNTHVLCYVAAGSAEMTVDGQKQVLDAGKLLLFSPTTKIEELRCQSGPLHIYRLHYAETRHDQHESAPERKEVEVLAVSTPASFLTVLEELSQLTRKRDYSSFLRSQALLYELLGIVHDEQKKNEEKGIGAIEETIAYMQKHYRESLELGSLPKLAGLTPSSYCRAFKRATGMTPGEYLTGLRMEHAKELLAHSGGSVKDVARNVGYADELYFSRLFKKREGLSPQIYMKQGDQRVVVVSKLFLQDHFLAMGIQPIAAPSFPNYFETRTGFPSYLQQKLRGTKALNAERLIDPKEILTLSPDVIVKMNFFHNREAGDWEKIKGTVFFDGYPNWIDYQKRLATLFKKESLAEKIIKHIDIVEKQARDALLPVTRTGEWTMIRVLADEVRLYGVEGHALADLFYHKLGFAPDQNVNHAAYKPNALNDLIELNPERIIVFWSEREHVAALWNNPQWREMRAVRENKVYHPANHEWDPWGPFGREHTIQRSTAYFLQVAQR from the coding sequence TTGACGATTAATCAAGATTATCCTGGCTTTTTGATGACCGCCTTTCGCAAACAGCGATTGAAAAATTTTCACCTGCGTCAGATTGAGGTAAACACCCATGTGCTTTGCTATGTGGCAGCAGGAAGTGCGGAGATGACGGTTGATGGTCAAAAGCAGGTGCTCGACGCCGGAAAGCTCTTGTTGTTTAGCCCGACGACAAAGATAGAAGAATTGCGGTGCCAATCAGGACCGTTGCACATATACAGGCTGCATTACGCGGAAACGAGACACGATCAGCACGAGAGCGCTCCCGAGAGGAAAGAAGTCGAGGTTTTGGCTGTCTCTACTCCCGCTTCATTTCTGACGGTATTGGAGGAACTCTCGCAATTGACACGGAAGCGGGACTACTCTTCTTTTTTGCGGAGCCAAGCGCTGCTATACGAGCTGCTTGGTATTGTTCATGATGAACAGAAAAAGAATGAGGAAAAAGGCATTGGAGCGATTGAGGAGACCATCGCTTACATGCAAAAACACTACCGTGAGTCATTGGAATTGGGAAGCTTGCCAAAACTGGCGGGGTTGACCCCCAGCTCTTATTGCCGTGCTTTCAAACGTGCGACGGGAATGACACCTGGGGAGTATTTGACTGGGCTGCGGATGGAGCATGCCAAGGAGCTGCTTGCCCATTCGGGAGGAAGTGTGAAGGATGTAGCTCGTAACGTGGGTTATGCCGATGAGCTGTATTTTAGTAGACTCTTCAAAAAACGCGAAGGATTGTCGCCGCAAATTTATATGAAGCAAGGTGACCAGCGGGTAGTCGTGGTCAGCAAGCTGTTCTTGCAGGATCATTTTCTCGCGATGGGAATTCAGCCGATTGCAGCCCCCTCCTTCCCGAACTACTTTGAAACGAGGACGGGCTTTCCTTCTTATTTGCAGCAAAAGCTGCGCGGGACAAAAGCACTGAATGCAGAGCGGTTGATTGATCCGAAAGAGATTTTGACTTTGTCGCCTGATGTGATTGTCAAAATGAATTTTTTTCACAATCGGGAGGCAGGAGACTGGGAGAAAATAAAAGGAACGGTCTTCTTTGACGGCTATCCGAACTGGATTGACTACCAAAAGAGATTGGCGACGCTTTTCAAGAAAGAGAGTCTGGCAGAGAAAATCATCAAGCACATCGACATAGTGGAAAAACAAGCAAGGGATGCACTGTTACCGGTTACACGCACGGGTGAATGGACGATGATTCGCGTCCTTGCAGATGAGGTGCGCCTGTATGGTGTAGAGGGGCACGCCCTCGCTGACTTGTTTTATCACAAGCTTGGGTTTGCACCTGATCAGAATGTGAATCACGCAGCCTATAAACCAAATGCGCTCAACGATCTGATCGAATTGAACCCGGAGAGAATCATCGTGTTCTGGAGTGAACGGGAGCATGTGGCAGCGCTGTGGAACAACCCGCAGTGGAGAGAGATGCGTGCGGTGCGGGAAAACAAAGTGTACCATCCCGCCAATCACGAATGGGACCCATGGGGACCGTTTGGCAGAGAGCATACGATTCAAAGGAGCACAGCGTATTTTCTCCAGGTCGCACAGAGATAA
- a CDS encoding ABC transporter substrate-binding protein gives MRLMKLPVMLVFLSAMLLLAACGNAGSSAQSGSNQAATAQPDAAKPAEEQVRTVKHMMGESTIKGTPKRIVALEWSSAEHLLALGIQPVGIADIPNMKKWVKLPVEIAPEVVDVGSRTSPNLESIMMLKPDLIIGVKRNVEANYDEISKIAPTIAFDTNPAEGQGSQYDRMIEIFKQIADITGKNAEAEAALKDLDKTYAEAKEKLTKAGADKVPFVLAMGYSSQNAVEFRLSTDNSTAASILIHIGLTNKYKPKKFEQTGMTLADVEALPALQDANFLHIIQNDDNVIENQLKNNPVWNGLTFVKENRVYALGGDLWPYGGTMSAKILANKAVDLLAK, from the coding sequence ATGCGTCTTATGAAATTACCAGTGATGCTTGTATTTTTGTCTGCGATGCTGCTACTCGCTGCTTGCGGCAATGCAGGGTCATCTGCACAATCTGGTTCCAACCAAGCTGCTACAGCTCAGCCTGACGCGGCGAAGCCGGCTGAAGAGCAAGTGCGCACAGTGAAGCACATGATGGGAGAGTCGACTATCAAAGGCACTCCAAAGCGTATCGTTGCATTGGAATGGAGCTCAGCAGAGCATCTGTTGGCTCTTGGTATTCAGCCTGTAGGGATTGCAGATATTCCCAATATGAAAAAATGGGTCAAACTCCCGGTGGAGATTGCTCCAGAAGTAGTGGATGTAGGGAGTCGTACTTCCCCAAACCTGGAATCGATCATGATGTTGAAGCCAGATTTGATTATCGGTGTTAAAAGAAATGTGGAAGCCAATTACGACGAAATAAGTAAAATTGCTCCAACGATTGCTTTTGATACGAATCCTGCTGAAGGTCAGGGATCACAGTATGATCGAATGATCGAGATTTTCAAGCAAATTGCGGATATTACGGGTAAAAATGCTGAAGCCGAAGCCGCTTTGAAAGACCTCGACAAGACTTATGCGGAAGCAAAAGAAAAGCTGACCAAAGCAGGTGCAGATAAAGTTCCTTTCGTCCTTGCGATGGGGTACAGCAGTCAAAATGCGGTAGAATTCCGTTTGTCTACGGACAACTCTACAGCAGCAAGCATCTTGATTCATATCGGTCTGACTAATAAGTATAAGCCCAAGAAATTTGAGCAAACAGGAATGACATTGGCAGATGTGGAGGCACTTCCAGCGTTGCAGGATGCGAATTTCCTCCATATCATTCAAAATGATGACAACGTGATTGAGAATCAATTGAAGAACAACCCGGTTTGGAACGGCCTTACTTTTGTGAAAGAAAATCGCGTCTATGCTCTGGGCGGAGATCTGTGGCCGTATGGTGGTACCATGTCTGCAAAGATTCTCGCGAATAAAGCTGTTGATCTGTTGGCAAAATAA
- a CDS encoding ABC transporter substrate-binding protein encodes MLTNKTVKAVLAVIFVFSLFLTACGGANTATQAPATDSASKPADKSTEAPTVNKMRSIETPKGTIQIPDKPQRIVTDYYAGELIAVGGNVIGAETEAFKSPFTVEQLKNAQDVGSPRINVEKTLELAPDLIVVMYDDNYEALSKIAPTVYLPYGTATNIYDTVKLFGEVVGDKEKADKFIADFDKKAAWGREKLKGIVDENATVGLYELTNKGDLWIFGDHAGRGGQTVYNALKLKMPHANKSKEQTVQLSMETLPEYAADYMFVTFYNPEKNSEALKTLQESAVWNATPAAKKNQIFYNDYDTFYRYDPIAITAHIDMFVDMLIKRHEENKSKK; translated from the coding sequence ATGCTTACGAACAAAACAGTCAAAGCTGTCCTTGCTGTCATTTTTGTGTTCTCGCTTTTTTTGACGGCATGCGGTGGAGCAAATACGGCAACGCAAGCACCCGCCACGGATTCTGCTTCCAAGCCAGCTGACAAGTCAACAGAAGCCCCTACGGTAAACAAAATGCGCAGTATCGAAACACCAAAAGGGACCATTCAAATTCCTGACAAGCCACAACGTATTGTGACGGACTACTACGCAGGCGAGCTGATTGCAGTAGGTGGAAATGTAATCGGTGCAGAGACGGAAGCTTTCAAAAGCCCGTTTACCGTGGAACAATTAAAAAATGCGCAGGACGTAGGTAGCCCGCGGATCAATGTGGAGAAAACGTTAGAGCTCGCTCCTGACCTTATCGTCGTCATGTATGATGACAATTATGAAGCCTTGTCCAAAATCGCTCCAACCGTTTATCTCCCGTATGGTACGGCGACAAACATTTACGATACGGTCAAATTGTTCGGAGAAGTGGTTGGCGATAAAGAAAAGGCAGACAAGTTCATTGCAGACTTTGACAAGAAGGCTGCCTGGGGTCGCGAAAAGCTGAAAGGCATCGTGGATGAGAACGCGACGGTTGGTCTCTACGAGCTGACGAACAAAGGAGATTTGTGGATTTTCGGCGATCACGCAGGTCGCGGTGGTCAAACCGTGTACAATGCATTGAAGCTGAAAATGCCGCACGCAAACAAATCCAAAGAGCAAACCGTACAGCTGTCCATGGAAACCTTGCCAGAATACGCTGCGGATTACATGTTCGTTACTTTCTACAATCCGGAAAAAAATAGCGAAGCCTTGAAAACCTTACAGGAGTCCGCTGTCTGGAATGCCACCCCTGCGGCGAAAAAAAATCAGATTTTCTACAACGACTACGATACATTCTATCGCTATGACCCAATTGCGATCACAGCACATATCGATATGTTCGTAGATATGCTGATCAAAAGGCATGAAGAGAACAAGAGCAAAAAATAG
- the fhuB gene encoding Fe(3+)-hydroxamate ABC transporter permease FhuB: MFTRSDITPATSQREGWRLFLMVGSGLVALLVLTFVSLTQGMADISLRSVVQAIVAPQDISDHHMIQGVRLPRTVMGLLSGAALAIAGALMQTVTRNPLASETTLGVNAGAYFFVVFGMVFWPSFLHDHPLPFAMAGGILAAVTVYFMSGGQKGTPVRVALSGMIVTLVYSSLTSAIILFNEETTNGIFLWGSGSLKQNDWSGVEFSWPWIVAGILVSFFMARQLDVLSLNEETAKSLGQKVAKTRLFTMFIAILVTCVSVSVVGPIGFIGLVAPHLVRLSGITRHRWLLPLCAIWGAALLVASDTIARMFINHYGELPAGAITAAIGGPWLIWLALRVSRSMSAGTGGSMSVGGAQRKVSYPLIVCILAVLLVVVWMISLSSGNMYLPWTEIIAIFMGQGNEMYSQLVFELRMPRLLTAMLAGVALAISGSLMQSAVRNPLADPQIVGVTSGAGVGAIIVLLVFPQLSAWMPLGAVAGGIISAAIVYAVSWRRGLNPIILTLVGIAVSAAGAALINILIVHSMILAAPALTWLAGSTYGRGWMEVGRLLPAILVLAPIAWWLGRRVDLLSFNDESSTGLGLKVRMTRLSVAVIAVLLASAAVASVGAVGFIGLLAPHAARMLVGPHHRRAVVVSAMLGAVLLAASDLLGRTVMIPKDIPAGVVVALLGAPYLFLLMFRSNRSSQ, from the coding sequence ATGTTTACACGATCTGACATCACTCCAGCCACTTCACAAAGAGAGGGCTGGAGATTGTTCTTGATGGTAGGGAGTGGACTGGTCGCTCTGTTGGTGCTTACATTTGTCAGTTTGACACAGGGAATGGCAGACATTTCTCTGCGTTCTGTTGTTCAGGCCATTGTTGCTCCACAAGACATTTCCGATCACCATATGATTCAAGGTGTGAGACTTCCGAGAACGGTCATGGGGCTTTTGTCTGGTGCAGCCTTGGCGATTGCCGGAGCTTTAATGCAGACAGTGACACGAAACCCGCTCGCTTCTGAAACGACACTGGGCGTAAATGCAGGTGCTTATTTCTTCGTGGTGTTCGGGATGGTTTTCTGGCCATCATTCTTGCATGACCATCCGCTTCCATTTGCGATGGCGGGCGGAATACTTGCAGCTGTTACCGTATATTTCATGTCTGGCGGGCAAAAAGGTACGCCTGTGCGTGTGGCTTTGTCCGGGATGATTGTCACCTTGGTGTACTCCTCCTTGACGAGTGCCATCATCTTATTTAACGAAGAAACGACAAATGGCATTTTCCTCTGGGGCTCAGGCTCCTTGAAGCAAAATGACTGGTCGGGTGTAGAATTCAGTTGGCCTTGGATTGTAGCGGGGATTTTGGTCAGCTTTTTCATGGCCAGGCAGCTTGATGTACTTAGCCTTAATGAAGAAACGGCGAAATCCTTGGGGCAAAAGGTAGCAAAAACACGGCTTTTCACCATGTTTATTGCGATCCTGGTTACGTGCGTCAGTGTCAGTGTGGTCGGGCCAATCGGTTTTATCGGACTCGTCGCTCCGCATCTGGTGCGATTGTCAGGCATCACCCGGCATAGATGGCTGCTGCCGCTATGTGCCATCTGGGGGGCAGCGCTGCTTGTGGCTTCCGATACGATTGCACGTATGTTTATCAATCATTATGGTGAACTTCCGGCAGGAGCCATCACGGCTGCTATCGGTGGCCCATGGTTGATCTGGCTGGCTTTGCGTGTTTCGCGCAGCATGAGTGCTGGTACTGGAGGCTCGATGAGTGTCGGTGGAGCACAACGCAAAGTTTCGTATCCGTTGATTGTGTGCATTCTTGCTGTGTTGCTCGTGGTCGTTTGGATGATCAGCTTGTCTAGCGGAAACATGTACCTGCCGTGGACAGAGATCATCGCCATTTTCATGGGACAAGGAAACGAGATGTACAGTCAATTGGTGTTTGAGCTTCGGATGCCGCGACTGTTGACAGCGATGCTGGCAGGTGTGGCACTCGCGATCAGCGGAAGTCTCATGCAGAGTGCAGTACGTAATCCACTAGCTGATCCGCAGATTGTCGGTGTCACGAGCGGTGCGGGTGTAGGGGCGATTATCGTGCTCCTCGTGTTTCCTCAACTCTCGGCTTGGATGCCGCTAGGGGCCGTGGCAGGCGGGATCATCTCTGCTGCGATTGTGTACGCGGTCTCTTGGAGAAGGGGACTCAATCCAATCATCTTGACGCTTGTAGGTATTGCGGTTTCTGCCGCAGGTGCCGCCTTGATCAATATCTTGATCGTACATTCCATGATCCTGGCAGCGCCCGCACTCACTTGGTTGGCAGGAAGTACATATGGGCGGGGATGGATGGAAGTAGGCCGTCTTTTGCCTGCGATCCTCGTTTTAGCACCGATCGCATGGTGGCTGGGACGTCGGGTGGACCTTTTGTCATTTAACGACGAGAGCTCGACTGGATTGGGGTTAAAGGTGCGGATGACGAGGTTGTCTGTGGCAGTTATTGCAGTATTGCTCGCTTCAGCGGCAGTTGCCAGTGTCGGAGCCGTAGGATTTATCGGTCTTCTCGCTCCGCATGCTGCCCGTATGCTGGTTGGACCGCATCATCGCCGTGCAGTTGTCGTCTCAGCCATGCTTGGAGCTGTATTGCTGGCTGCTTCTGATTTGTTGGGAAGAACCGTCATGATCCCGAAAGATATTCCGGCGGGAGTAGTGGTGGCGTTGCTAGGTGCGCCCTATCTGTTCTTGCTGATGTTTCGTTCAAATCGTTCCTCACAATAG
- a CDS encoding FtsX-like permease family protein: protein MLFKLSLSSMRKMMKDYLVLLVGLVISISIFYMFQTLALNSDYTKNNAMISSIQIVFNVGAFLLAFITIFYIFYANSFLLSLRRKELGMYMVLGAKKGKISQILFLETLTMGIISLVIGSLVGVALASGIGVLLMNLLEISTDGYYPFYLPAVWMTWGFFLILFIITSTINATRLARATELALIRAEQQNDQIKSKGIGAVLVAILGVILLALGYTCLHLIMYLQALGFIVGAISCTVGTYLIFISLLPVLVQALKKNKKLNDSKLNAFTFAQLRFRVNNLTKILGTVAMLIGLGVGAMAGGLAFQQNVNLFTSVFHVYDMNLHDPVEADYEALKKMNVLTQNTYRYKVDDKAYYYLKEDLLANPLLISTNSIQNYSADNKPKLVTDPLPKETYIVSSSKDDKGKYDAVPEDWDKAIFTNFINYQMIEGKSVLVVDQATYEKTAGSEHKVLLAQVDDYLKYTHELKEMDERQKQLIGSIANVEAKDVYTSSKYSTYAGMYIFTSGTMFMGFFLGIAFLAMMASCLMFKILSGASRDKDRYSMLRKIGVRRSLLVGSIYKELFMVFIFPAIIGLMHVLIGMEMFSFILLDPYLNIWIPTLIFVVIYAIYYYITVQLYRGIVLPKEA from the coding sequence ATGCTTTTCAAGCTATCCTTGTCCAGTATGCGGAAGATGATGAAGGACTATCTGGTTCTGCTCGTGGGTCTGGTCATCTCCATTTCGATTTTTTACATGTTCCAGACGCTTGCCCTCAATTCTGATTACACGAAGAACAACGCGATGATCTCTTCGATTCAGATCGTTTTCAATGTAGGGGCATTCCTGCTGGCGTTTATCACGATTTTTTATATCTTCTATGCCAACTCATTCCTACTCTCACTGCGGCGCAAAGAGCTTGGAATGTACATGGTCTTGGGGGCGAAGAAGGGGAAAATCAGCCAGATTTTGTTCCTGGAAACATTGACGATGGGGATCATTTCCCTGGTGATCGGTAGTCTGGTTGGTGTTGCACTTGCAAGCGGCATCGGCGTCTTGCTCATGAACCTGCTGGAGATTTCTACGGATGGGTACTATCCTTTTTATCTGCCAGCCGTTTGGATGACATGGGGATTCTTCCTCATCCTGTTTATCATCACATCCACGATCAATGCGACTCGTTTGGCTCGTGCTACTGAGCTCGCTCTCATCCGTGCCGAGCAACAAAATGACCAAATCAAATCAAAAGGAATCGGAGCCGTTTTGGTAGCCATCCTTGGCGTGATCCTGTTGGCTCTGGGCTATACATGCTTGCACTTGATTATGTACCTGCAAGCTCTCGGCTTTATCGTAGGCGCTATTTCATGCACAGTCGGGACGTACTTGATATTCATCTCGCTGTTGCCAGTGCTTGTACAGGCTTTGAAGAAAAATAAAAAGCTGAATGATAGCAAGTTGAACGCATTCACTTTTGCTCAGCTGCGTTTTCGGGTGAACAACCTGACCAAAATCCTTGGTACAGTAGCCATGCTGATCGGGCTTGGTGTCGGTGCGATGGCAGGGGGCTTGGCCTTCCAGCAAAACGTCAATTTGTTTACCTCGGTATTCCATGTGTATGACATGAATCTGCATGATCCGGTAGAAGCGGATTATGAAGCACTGAAAAAAATGAACGTCCTAACGCAAAATACGTATCGATACAAAGTCGACGACAAGGCGTATTACTACTTGAAGGAAGACTTGCTGGCAAATCCGCTACTGATTTCCACGAACAGCATTCAAAATTACTCTGCTGACAACAAGCCAAAACTTGTGACAGATCCGCTTCCAAAAGAGACGTATATCGTTAGTTCGTCAAAAGATGACAAAGGTAAGTACGATGCTGTTCCTGAGGATTGGGACAAAGCGATATTCACCAATTTTATCAACTACCAGATGATTGAGGGCAAATCTGTTTTGGTTGTGGATCAGGCGACGTATGAGAAAACCGCTGGAAGTGAACATAAGGTTCTCCTTGCCCAGGTTGACGACTATTTGAAATACACGCACGAATTAAAAGAAATGGATGAACGTCAAAAGCAGTTGATTGGGTCTATCGCAAATGTGGAAGCGAAAGACGTATACACTTCTTCCAAATACAGCACGTATGCGGGGATGTATATTTTCACAAGCGGAACGATGTTCATGGGCTTCTTCCTCGGAATTGCTTTCCTGGCGATGATGGCGAGCTGCCTGATGTTCAAAATCTTGTCCGGTGCTTCCCGTGACAAAGATCGTTACAGTATGCTGAGAAAAATCGGCGTACGTCGATCGTTGCTCGTAGGTTCGATCTATAAAGAGCTGTTCATGGTATTCATTTTCCCGGCGATCATCGGTCTGATGCACGTATTGATCGGTATGGAGATGTTCTCGTTCATCCTTTTGGACCCGTATCTGAACATTTGGATTCCGACGCTGATTTTCGTTGTGATCTATGCGATTTACTATTACATCACGGTTCAGCTTTATCGTGGAATTGTGTTGCCGAAAGAAGCGTAA